From the genome of Candidatus Electrothrix communis, one region includes:
- a CDS encoding VWA domain-containing protein, with translation MDSLRFVHPELLWLLLFLPILAFLRGRRGPAPSLVFSSISMAKAISGDRKVSPGKFLAWLRLVAIGLLIIAMARPQWGNTKTEVEASGIDILLAVDVSGSMQAMDFELKGRNVDRLTVVKAVVKKFIKERPNDRIGLVAFAGRPYMVCPLTLDHDWLQLRLDSLQTGMIEDGTAIGSAIVAGVNRLRDQEAKSRIVILLTDGVNNSGKAAPLTAAEAAETMKIKVYTIGAGRRGVAPMPMVDQFGRKRMVRAQVDIDEKTLGKIAEMTGAQYFRATDTKSLENIYEEINAMEATTRKIKHFARYRELFSWLVFAALVLLGVELFVSRRRLP, from the coding sequence ATGGACAGCCTTCGTTTTGTGCATCCTGAACTGCTCTGGTTGCTGCTTTTCCTTCCGATTCTGGCTTTTTTGCGAGGGCGGCGCGGGCCAGCACCGTCCTTGGTGTTTTCCTCCATCTCAATGGCCAAAGCAATCTCCGGCGACCGCAAGGTCAGCCCCGGTAAATTTCTAGCTTGGTTGCGCTTGGTAGCCATCGGCCTGCTCATCATCGCCATGGCCCGGCCCCAATGGGGCAATACCAAGACTGAAGTGGAGGCATCAGGCATTGACATCCTGCTGGCTGTTGATGTTTCCGGCTCCATGCAGGCGATGGATTTTGAGCTCAAAGGCAGGAACGTGGATCGCCTGACCGTGGTCAAGGCGGTGGTGAAAAAATTCATTAAAGAACGCCCTAACGACCGCATCGGGTTGGTCGCCTTTGCAGGCCGCCCCTACATGGTCTGCCCTCTGACCTTGGATCATGACTGGCTCCAACTTCGCCTAGACTCTCTGCAAACAGGGATGATCGAAGACGGCACAGCCATCGGTTCCGCCATTGTGGCCGGGGTAAACCGGCTGCGGGATCAGGAGGCCAAATCCCGGATCGTGATCCTGCTCACCGACGGGGTGAATAATTCAGGGAAAGCCGCGCCGCTCACTGCTGCTGAGGCGGCGGAAACCATGAAGATCAAGGTCTACACCATCGGCGCAGGCCGACGCGGAGTGGCTCCTATGCCGATGGTCGACCAGTTCGGTCGCAAGCGGATGGTTAGGGCTCAGGTGGATATTGATGAAAAAACGCTGGGAAAGATCGCCGAGATGACCGGGGCGCAGTATTTTCGGGCGACGGATACCAAGTCGCTAGAAAATATCTACGAGGAAATTAACGCTATGGAAGCCACGACCAGAAAAATCAAGCATTTTGCTCGCTATCGGGAGCTGTTTTCCTGGCTGGTTTTTGCGGCCTTGGTGTTGCTGGGGGTGGAGTTGTTTGTTTCGCGGAGGCGGTTGCCGTAA
- a CDS encoding cyclic nucleotide-binding domain-containing protein, whose protein sequence is MKWLCPLTVRRCHHRPALTPDLVTIMDCLQLLGFLAAFLMFSTFYMKNMIPLRIIGMASNMTFIVYTINAEIWPVFVLHVVLLPMNFFRLIQMLKLIKKVRSASKDDMSFEFMIPHMHKEKFNKDELVFRRGDKADKIYILKSGILTLDELGVVIKPGEIFGEMGVFASEPIRLATLRCGSEVELLSMTDTQIKQLYYQNPQFGFYLIQLLVKRFSQNEGHGEKKNIDYIVPEERSI, encoded by the coding sequence ATGAAATGGCTGTGCCCCCTTACGGTAAGGCGCTGCCATCATCGCCCTGCCTTAACACCTGACCTGGTCACCATTATGGATTGCCTCCAACTCCTGGGATTTCTTGCCGCATTTTTAATGTTCTCAACATTCTACATGAAGAACATGATCCCCCTCAGAATTATAGGAATGGCAAGCAACATGACATTTATTGTCTATACAATCAATGCCGAGATCTGGCCTGTGTTTGTCCTGCATGTGGTTCTGCTGCCGATGAATTTTTTCCGTTTGATCCAGATGCTCAAACTGATCAAAAAAGTCCGATCAGCATCAAAGGATGACATGTCCTTTGAATTCATGATTCCTCACATGCATAAAGAAAAATTCAACAAAGATGAGCTTGTTTTTCGTCGTGGTGATAAAGCCGATAAGATTTACATCCTCAAATCAGGAATTCTGACCCTTGATGAACTGGGCGTTGTTATCAAGCCTGGGGAAATCTTCGGTGAGATGGGGGTCTTTGCCAGTGAACCGATTCGACTGGCTACCCTGCGTTGCGGAAGCGAGGTTGAGTTACTTTCCATGACCGATACGCAGATCAAGCAGCTCTATTATCAAAATCCTCAATTCGGATTTTATCTGATCCAGTTACTGGTGAAACGTTTTTCTCAAAACGAAGGGCATGGAGAAAAAAAGAATATTGACTATATCGTACCTGAAGAACGGAGTATTTGA